tttgaaaagaaagtgcaaacgtaattttgtttgaaaacataaatataagtatAGCATGGTCATCATCAGGGAGAGtcctaagcatcatcatcatcatcggcatcagggGATGGAGCTCGCTGACCACTATACATCCTCATAAGCTCCTCCATTTGAGCCATGCGCTCCTACATGGCTTGGCgttctgcttgctctgccgccaatcgctcctccagcgtggagatccgtgtctcataaagctgctgagacaccgcagaagtgcccgtgctgcggatagaccccctactagcctgactctgcccgggtctcccgacgccgtagatccgtgacctatccgGCTGCACCACATCCAAATACACCTCATCTAGCCGTGACTctcgtcctgtggcagcggcaagtcgatgaacctcggcctaattcatacataacaatgcataattgttagaaaataaatacattcactaaatatttgaataaacttaaacacttacgtcaattcttgcatctctctccgacgtataacttccgtcggcgtacatgtggaggcggaggaaggtggcatagttcggtgcatcTTGGGGAAAATCAGGCTCCAAGCTCTgtagatgcatttatataagaaaaataagttatattagtcaagatatatatatatatatatatatatatatatatatatatatatatatatatacttatgaacTTAATTCTTTGCTATTTAATTACTAACCATATACTGCTGCAAGATACGAGTCGACTGagacccgcccacgtgcctactgatccctgtactctccccatcgggctcggacatccgaTTGGCACGTGCTCGTGTAGAAACAACATGAACTTCGGGACGCTGCCAGTATTCCTGGAGTCCAGTCCagaaatcgggagtcatccagacgGGTCTAGACATCTCTTTCCCTTGGCGGGTACACTCCTTGAGCTCtttcttgtagtcgctcatcatgtcggagtaccttttgcgggcgtTTTTCTCCCACATTGGTGAGATATAGAAAGATGGGTAGAGATTTTTCGgtagattattaaagaaatATGGATTATACCTAGTTTGATCGACCGAAGAAGACAATTGAAATGCTAAAACACGAGAGAAAAGTAGTTGCTGTATTGAGAATAAGAGAGAACGTAGGTTACAAGGGAGCACACATggcttatttatagattacactcGGAGGGTAAAACAGCAAAATCGGCACCCGAGCACGCGCCTTGCGTGGTCGGGGGTATGGTAGTAAATTCGTCTTTACACGGGAGATTTCACCGCGCTTCTGTTGATTCCTTCTGGCGAAAGTGGCTTCTCTGGCGAAAGTGGATCCTCTGATGAGCGAGActgctctggcgagtgtgattcctctgatgagtatgattcctctgatgagtgtgattcctctgccgaggatgGTTTTTCCGACGGGTACGATTCTTCTGATGAAAACTACCTCGCTGCTCCCCGCGATTCCACTGGTAAAGAGATTCTTCTGCTctacatatattactcctcatcaactactcccccctctagtctggttgaaccgggtattcttcgtgagCTATAGAAAGATATAGAAAGATGGTTGAACCGggtagtctggttgaaccgggtattatTCGTCGaagtaccttttgcgggcgtTTTTCTCCCACATTGGTGAGATATAGAAAGATGGGTAGAGATTTTTCGGTAGATTATTTAAGAAATATGGATTATACCTAGTTTGATCGACCGAAGAAGACAATTGAAATGCTAAAACACGAGAGAAAAGTAGTTGTTGTATTGAGAATAAGAGAGCACGTAGGTTACAAGGGAGCACGCATAgcttatttatagattacactcGGAGGGTAAAACAGCAAAATCGGCACCCGAGCACGCGCCTTACGTGGTCGGGGGTATGGTAGTAAATTCGTCTTTACACGGGAGATTTCACCGCGCTTCTGTTGATTTCTTCTGGCGAAAGTGGCTTCTCTGGCGAAAGTGGATCCTCTGATGAGCGAGActgctctggcgagtgtgattcctctgatgagtatgattcctctgatgagtgtgattcctctgccgaggatgGTTCTTCCGACGGGTACGATTCTTCTGATGAAAACTACCTCGCTGCTCCCCGCGATTCCACTCACtactaaaaatcaaaatagggataacggttcatacataacggtttttgaccaaaaccgttatgtatgagcgcacttttaataatacataacggttttacaAAGCTCTGTTATGTATGTACTGTTATCCAAATGTATTTATAACAGTATCAAATTAACCGTTACGCAttagcgttatctattagtgaTATATATAACGGTATTACTGAACCGTTAACCCATTCGTTATGTATGAGCATCTATACAACAACGGTTGTTTGAGTGTTAAGAataccgttatatatgagcgtgATTTATAACGGTAGTTTCAACCGTTATTCCCTACTGTTATCtatgagtttttttttccaattttttttttttcaatttttcgaaactaaatttagaatttagaCCTAGGGTTTCTGGTTCTCCCCTAAGACTTCCCGCCGCTCCCACCCATTCTGCCATTCATCCCCCATTCCCCACCCACACCCGCCGCCCCGAGGCCCCTGCCGGCGCCGCCCTCTGCGCCTCCCCTCCCTCACATCCTCGCTCGCAGTCGCAGACTTGGAGCCCTCTGCCGACGCTGCTTCTCTGCGCCGAGCCGCCCTCCGCGCCTCCCCTCCCCTCCTCGCTCCCCAGGTCCCAGGCTCCCAGCCGCGTCGTGACACCATTGCTTAGGCCCAGCCGACCCTCGACGTCGCCCAAGCTGCCTCGCCGTCGCTCCTGCCTCGGTGAGTCCTCTATTTCTCTTCCTTGATTGTTTAATTTTGGAGTTCTCATACCTGGCTATGttcgaaaaatagaaaatgtaaGTATTTAGACTAGTTTGTTGTTTTTGATTGATTAAGTTTGCTGATTTATTGGAGCTTGCTGAAGTTCTCATACCTGGCAACCTGGCTATGTTCGAAAAAGTAGAAACAAAAAATTTCGAGTAATGGCTGAATTGAGTTTGTGAATTGTGATGCATCATTGTTATTCATTTTTTGGTCCAATTACAGCAGAGTATGACCCGACAAGGAGCTCAGGTGTTATGGTTGGAGAAACTTGGGAAGATAGGATGGAATGCAGGCAGTGGGGCGCTCACTTCCCCCATGTTGGGGGTATTGGTGGTCAGTCTAATCATGGGGCTCAGTCAGTTGCTCTCTCGGGGGGTTATGAAGATGATGAGGATCATGGTGAATGGTTTCTCTACACAGGGAGGTATTCAGCTCTGCTTCTATTAGGCTTTGATTACTTAAGATGATATTATGCCTTGGCTTTCTTGTTACCCATGAAATCACTTTGAAGTTAATGTGAGCTGGATGTGCATAGTCTGTCAACACTTACTTTGGAAAGGCCTATTAATAAGTTACCATGTTGAGTCAAGTAGTCAACATCCGATAATTTTCAATCGATGCATGAGGAACTTCTTTCCTGGTTGTCCAATTCTTTTGGTTTAGTTAATGCAATTTGATTTGGTCAATTATCATCAGTAATTTAGTATAGTGGTAGTGTAGTGCTTTTCCAGCAATGCCTAGCATCAGACATGCCTTCTAGACTAGAACATGTAACTTTGTCTTCTTAAGATATCTGAATTTCTTATGAACAATATTGTGCTATCTTTGATTCAGCAAACAAGCCTTGTGTGACAATCATAGGATTATAAGGAATGTTTGCTGATTTGAACCTTTGAACATTATTGACATTATTATGAGTTAACAGTTCTCTTACAGGATGGCCATGTTTGGTACCTTTCATATGGTGATTATGTTTGGGACCTTGCATATGGAGTTGCTTGCTTGATAGACCACTAGTTTAAACTGCTATTATAATGAAAGTAATCAGAGATgaaggataaaaaaaatacttcttTACCACATAACTCACTCATGTCTTGCTATCTCGCTCTTCAAAGTGGAAAATTCTGGTTTCCAGCTCAGGTTTTCAACAGAGAGGTAAATTGGGTAATTTTTCAAAACTTATGTATGGAATTTTCTTGATGTAAacatttttctgatttttgtaattttttgatgTGCAGAATGGGCATGTGGGATTTATGCTTTCGTGTTATGACGCACAATTAAGCTATGGTTCAACCTCAGACAATTTTGTTGCTAGGTATGGATCGACATTGGCCTTCAAAATCTTGCTCATTCTTTTTTGGTACATTTGGTTTTGACTGTCAAAATTTGATGATTCCAGATATAAAAACCTTATATACAAGAATCTCCTAAGTAAGTCTATTTACATCCACCTACTTTGTAAGTTATTGAAGATATCaattattagtgttttaatatgaGTTAAAAGTTCTAAGTTTCTTCCTACAGCAGCAAAATTGATGGCATAACTGGATTACAAAATTATAATGTTGTCTGCTTGTTTGTTCATGTTTGCTATTAGTTGAAACTTGAATGCTATCGTGAATGACTCTCAATCTCAGGTACTCTTGCTGTACATGGATCTATTGAGCGGTGTTGACATGGACAGAGTTAGTTTCGTAAGGTGTTGTATGGGCATATTGGTTTAtggtagtttttttttattgttatttttgttttcttttgactTTAGATAGAACTATTGTACTTAGCATTTTGATTATCTTCGGATGAGAATTTTATTACAATGTTTATTTTAGTACAATGTTtggatgattaattatttatataatatatgttttAGATTGTAGTATTTGTTGTGTTTGAGGCTattgtataatttatatttgggaaattataaaaataggcGAAAAAACAATTGTTATGTTTCATAACAAAAGATAACAGAAATGATCGTTatgtaaaattcaaaaaaacgTTATGTATAACAACTACACACAATACGTaagaaatatattttataacggaaaaaataaattttataacgGTGAAAAATTGTTATGTTTGCTATCATAAGAAAACGGTAATTAACcgttatgtaaaatataaaaaaccgttatgtatagttacAATACATAATggaaaaaatacattttataacagattttaccgttatgtattacaTTTATATAGAACGGTAATTAAAGTGTTATGTATATCTcatttaccgttatgtatacataGTATAGGTAACGGTATAtgaccgttatgtatgagcgcccttatacataacaccactatatacaACGGTAGTTTTGgtacatacataacggaaatTTACCGTTACGTATGAGCGTTTTTTTTAGTAGTGACTGGTAAAGAGATTCTTCTGCTctacatatattactcctcatcaactactcccccctctagtctggttgaaccgggtattcttcgtgttcaaccagcgaagtatTGTCAAAGCTAAtgctgtgctgttttccttgatCCATgtaaatcatgaagacataagagttctaatattataagaaagcaaagataaacagtttccccttgactttggaattgtaaTTCCAAGTTGGGTTTCCTTCTTCCTGAGATGGCGTGTTTTATCCCTTTAATCAAAGTGCTGAAATTTTTCTTTAGGATTTTtgctactcccccctctagtctgacTAGTTTGCTCTGGAAcgatgcaactagtcagaggattcgctCGCGCGGATGACGTCATCAGCATTAAATGCCCGTCCCTTCTACAGTACTTTTTCCGTATCCCAAGATTACTTTTTCAGCTTTCGCGTCCTTTCGCCTCCCCGCAAAAATCCTCGACCCTTGATTGCTTTTTTAGGGCCACGTGTCGTTTATCCCGTATggtggtagttgcccgcgtacgttACTTAGTCGGTTTTGAATTTTTATCCCTTCATCTTCTTCGTTCTGTTTCTGCACTTACTCATTTTTTCTCTCGATTCCGGCGATTTTCCTGCGACCCCACTGTTCCAGTCCCTTCCGTCGACCTTAAGGAACTCCTGTCTTTAAGTAAATCGCGCGCTTCCTTTCCTGATATCTGTAATTAGCTGTAGCGTAGTTGTgtaattgttggtgctctgattgagcgtgttagaaaccctaggCTTTGAAAATTCTGGCAATGGCCTCTACTTCCGTTCCCCAACCCTTGCGGTCGCCTTCTCCCTCTCCCCAAGGTTCTTTGTCTTCTTCTCCCCAGCCTCAGGATCCAGTAAACCTTCCTTCCCCCTCCGCCTCATACGATTCTCAGGCTACCCCCAGTCCTTCACAGCCTAAAAAGAGGAATAAGAAAACACCCCAACCTCCTAAGCCTATTCCCGAATCTCGCCTTGGTGTCGCGGCGATGGAGAAGATGAGGAACAAGTGTCGTCGTCCCGAAGGCCTAAAATTCGTAGCCTTCTCCAAAGCCTCGCCGTCCCCAGAGAGACTTCGTGATCACAAAACCGTGGCCAtttggaaagcccagatagatgctggCCTGAGGCTTCCTCCCCCTGCTCTCCTGGTTGAAGTCTGCAACCATTACCGCATTCCCTTTTATCAAATCACCCCCTCCGCCATCCGGAGGTTATATTCCTTCCACATTCTGTGCCGAGCCCACagtgttggggacaccgccaagTTATTCTTTCAGACCCAGTCTCTTCGCATGCAAGGCAACCCTCTGTATAGTTTTGCTGGCCTTAAGAAATATCGCACCACCTTCCTTTCTTCCTTGAATTCCTATGACAAAGATTTTTTGTTTCAATACTGTTATGTGCGTACCCTTATCGGTTCCTGGCGCGACCATGGCGCTCTGGAACTGGAATGGCATAACCCACGGACCACCTATAAACCAGCCTCTTCGGATGCCCCCTCCACATTTGACCTGGGGGTTATAGCCCGACTCAATGCCATAAACAGCGCTCGACCCTTAGATTGTAGATATCTTGCTAAAAACAATTCGGCTTTGGCAGCCAATGGTCTGTTTCCCCTGTACCACAGgcatcaataggtaaaaaatatgtgttagaaaatatattgacttttgttaccctgattctaACAGTGtagaattttttatttgcaGACATGGCTTGGAGGGCCAAGTGCGGGCTCGATCTGGCTGCCGCTGCTTCTCCCATTCGCAGCGGGGGACATGGTTCGGGAGGCTCTGACTCCCGTACAGGCCTTTTAGAACAACTAATCAGGCCCGAGGTGGACACCTCCCACCCGGTGACAGAGACTCCTGGGATGGATATCCCTTCCCAAGGCTTTCGCCCGAGCAAGGGGAAGAACATGGAGGTCCTGTGCACATTTAGCCCGGAGGATCTGGAGGTTGATGTTGGTGGCCTTATTCAAAGACGCAGACGTTCTGGCATCGGTGAGGTATCCGGTGCTGGTGAAGAAGATGTCCTTGTTGTGGACATTACTGATGAAGTCCCCTCTCCCGACTCGGTCCCAGAGATCGCCACTCCCGGGTTCACAAAAAAGAGGAAAAGGGGCTCTCTGATCTCTGTGGGCGAGAAGGAAAAGCAAGAGGGCCTGAAGAAGGCCGACAAGTCCATGgagccagcgaagaagtctgctggtggctCGGGGGCTCTCTCCTCTGCCAGCAAAAGGGCGAAGGCAAGGTTGCAGCCCCTCCTGCTGAGGAGCCAGAGGTGACTATTCCTGGTCCGATTTCAAGTTTATCGGGGCAGGAGTTTGTCGATGCCCTGTCTTCCCGTGTTCACCTGAAGGACAAGGAGGTAGCGGGGAAATTGAAACGAGGAGCTCTGACCAGTCAGCTTggccagttggctcttcaggtaccctgtactttgtatttttcttttaaaaattaaGTTACTAACCTCTTGATTTCTCTGTCGAAAACCATTTCTCTGGGGAAATCAATTCTTCTTGGCAAAAGTTATTTCTCCGCTCTGACATTACCCCATTTATTTCTTTGCAGGTGGAGTCCCGGATCTGGGCGGCTATCCAGTGTGTCAATGATTATGATGCActggagaaggagagagaaaaggagCAGGCGGAAGTGGCCAAGCGTGACGACGACGTTGCCGGGGTAGTGGAGCGTCTCAGTCAAGCTGAGGCAGAGGCGGCTGAGTTGCGGGCCAAGCTTGCACAGGTAGAAGTTGAGAAAGCCTCCCTGGCCTCTGAGCTGGCGAGGGTGACGAAAGAAAGTCACGCGAGCCTTGCCAGATTCAAGGCGAGATATGAAGATGACTACAAGGAGGCCAGGCGTGGCTGGAGGAAGAACTGTGTGGAGGTTCAGAACCGTGGTTATGTCCTGGGGGCCCGGGACCAGCGTCTGGAGTACTTCTTATCTCCTCAAGGCCAGCACTTTTCTGGGGATGATGTTGGAGGGCACTTTGGCGGCCTTCAAGCAAACTCCAGACTATTTGGAGGGCTTCGGGTCTCTCTTCGCCTATGTGATATGACAATCTGCCATAAAGGcgttggagatggcgggggTGGCCTCGGAACAAATTGCTGCCCTGAACATGCAGGCCTTGATGGAGAACATCAAGGATGAGGACGTGAACCAGCTGATGGGGATTACTGAGAATTCCCCGCGGAAGCCGGAATAGTGGTATCCGATTTTGGAGAAGGCCGTTCCCTTTTTTATCTTTGGGGTTGGTTCTGACTCACTGCCCGCTGCTCCGGTGTACAGGCCCGCCTTCTGTGATTCCCTGGTGGGTTTCGTGAACCGGCTGCGAGATCAGCGGCTAGTAATACTTGGGAATTTTCTCGGCAcagcatggagcctcccctTCCCTCTGGTATCAAGCCTTCAGCCTTCGAGGATTCTGCTTCCTCCTCCGCCGCGGTGGATCAGCTTTTTACCCTGTACAGAGATGAAGCATTATATATGAAAGAAGCTGTGAAGCTGTTGGATGTGGAAGCCGTCTTCCTAGGGTGAGGGATACTGGCACGCTGTCGGTGTTCACAGAGGGAGCCTTCTCTGGCCAGGTCCCTGCAATTGTCACCTCTGCTCCGGTCTCCTCCACTCCCGCTGAAGACTCCTCCATTCCACCCTCTTGATGGCCCTGATCTCCATTCTGTCTTAACGAATATTTTTGTAACTCTTTAGTCTGTAAAAACTTAATACTTATCTTTAGCGTTTGATGTACAGCTTTGCCTCCTTGgcatttttgaataaatttttttttttttttcgtttgacTCGCCTTTGGATTTTTGTGCTGCTTCTGCTTTCCTTCGTGCTTTGTGTTACTTTTGTTACTCGTTGATGTTGAGCTTGCATTCCCAGATCTCCAACTGTGGTGTATATTTTTGTAAGGTAGGGTATGATTTCTGTTTTTGTTGGGGTCTGAATGACTCCTCTGCTAGGAATGTCCTTGGTTTGGCCCGCTGTGCTTGTTCCAAGCGTTTCTCTGTTCTTCCTCTCTGGGATTTTTATGACTCCTGTTTCGAGGATTCCGCTGGCTCCTCTGGCAAGGATTTCGCTGACCCCTCTGAttaggatttcgctgactcccctggcgaggattttgttgactcttctggcgaggatttcgctgactcctctggcgaggattttgttgactcctctggcgaggattttgctgactcctctggcgaggattttgctgactcctctggtgaggattttgctgactcctctggcgaggattttgctgactcctctggcagggattttgctgactcccctggcgaggattttgctgtTGCTTCCTCATccaagcattcctttgctgcttcccatccagtcttgaacactctgcgcggagcatggaggacccggggggtgcaaccaactttcgtggcttacgattaaatagtaaccccctgcacggagcatggaagacccggggggtgcaaccaactttcgtggcttacggttaagtgcaacctctgcacggagcatggaggacccggggggtgcaaccaactttcgtggcttacgattatgtgcaacctctgcgcggagcatggaaggcccggatggcacgaccaactttcgcggcttacgattaagtagtaaccccctCCACGGAGCATGGAacacccggggggtgcaaccaactttcgtggcttacggttaagtgcaacctctgcacggagcatggaggacccggggggtgcaaccaactttcgtggcttacgattaaatagtaaccctctgcgcggagcatggaggacccggggggtgcaaccaactttcgcggcttacgattaaatagtaaccctctgcgcggagcatggaggacccggggggtgcaaccaactttcgcggcttacgattaaaagaacaccctgcacggagcatggaagacccggggggtacaaccaactatcgtggcttacggttaagtgcaacctctgcgcggagcatggaggacccggggggtgcaaccaactttcgcggcttacgattaagtgcaacctctgcgcggagcatggagggcccgggtggtgcaaccaactttcgcggcttacgattaagagaacaccctgcacggagcatggaagacccggggggtgcaaccaactttcgtggcttacggttaagtgcaacctctgcgcggagcatggaggacccggggggtgcaaccaattttcacggcttacgattaagtgcaacctctgcgcggagcatggagggcccgggtggcgcaaccaactttcgcggcttacgattaagagaacaccctgcacggagcatggaagacccggggggtgcaaccaactttcgtggcttacagttaagagcaacctctgcgcggagcatggaggacccggggggtgcaaccaactttcgcggcttatgattaagtgcaacctctgcgcggagcatggagggcctaGGTGGCGCAaacaactttcgcggcttacgattaagagaacaccctgcacggagcatggaagacccggggggtgcaaccaactttcgtggcttacggttaagtgcaacctctgtgcggagcatggagga
The genomic region above belongs to Salvia miltiorrhiza cultivar Shanhuang (shh) chromosome 5, IMPLAD_Smil_shh, whole genome shotgun sequence and contains:
- the LOC130986438 gene encoding F-box protein At2g32560-like isoform X1, translated to MKDKKNTSLPHNSLMSCYLALQSGKFWFPAQVFNREVNWNGHVGFMLSCYDAQLSYGSTSDNFVARYKNLIYKNLLSKSIYIHLLCTLAVHGSIERC
- the LOC130986438 gene encoding F-box protein At2g32560-like isoform X2; this encodes MKDKKNTSLPHNSLMSCYLALQSGKFWFPAQVFNRENGHVGFMLSCYDAQLSYGSTSDNFVARYKNLIYKNLLSKSIYIHLLCTLAVHGSIERC
- the LOC130986438 gene encoding F-box protein At2g32560-like isoform X4; translated protein: MKDKKNTSLPHNSLMSCYLALQSGKFWFPAQVFNRENGHVGFMLSCYDAQLSYGSTSDNFVARYKNLIYKNLLSTLAVHGSIERC
- the LOC130986438 gene encoding F-box protein At2g32560-like isoform X3, with protein sequence MKDKKNTSLPHNSLMSCYLALQSGKFWFPAQVFNREVNWNGHVGFMLSCYDAQLSYGSTSDNFVARYKNLIYKNLLSTLAVHGSIERC